A genomic window from Silene latifolia isolate original U9 population chromosome 11, ASM4854445v1, whole genome shotgun sequence includes:
- the LOC141613211 gene encoding protein FAR-RED IMPAIRED RESPONSE 1-like, whose translation MDDLQQTFTEMLVDGALIVPTTMECADNNHGGIIDQPSTENTTTRGRGTDYSKSLLGIKAEKWELIYEMFRKHSQDIGFSIRKTTSRRANGSGTPVVERYFVCSCAGVHGNGNRRDDNGNPLRNSAVTRCQCKASLRTQVNEDGQWEVMQHFTEHNYDLTPTQWQQHHRSERRITDAEAEAIRALTEAFVAPSVQYKVAAAVAGGDVQSDFGAFVAMGEDVRPVSIFTDQDKAMTNAVEAIYPESRHRLCQWHIQQNAISHFGHLKHDRTFQNLFNKCLNGCFNEKEFEATWQRMTTEYGVENHP comes from the exons ATGGACGATCTTCAACAAACCTTTACAGAAATGTTAGTTGATGGTGCCCTAATCGTTCCAACAACAATGGAATGTGCAGATAATAATCATGGTGGGATAATTGACCAGCCTTCAACAGAAAACACGACGACTAGAGGTAGAG GTACAGACTATTCAAAATCCCTATTGGGAATAAAAGCAGAGAAATGGGAATTAATTTATGAGATGTTCAGGAAACACTCACAAGACATTGGTTTCAGCATTAGGAAAACAACTTCTCGTAGAGCGAACGGAAGTGGCACACCCGTAGTCGAGAGATACTTTGTATGTTCATGTGCCGGAGTACATGGAAATGGTAATAGGCGAGACGATAACGGAAATCCTTTGAGGAATTCTGCAGTCACACGTTGCCAATGCAAAGCCAGTTTAAGGACACAAGTAAACGAGGACGGGCAGTGGGAGGTAATGCAACATTTCACAGAACACAACTATGACCTGACTCCCACTCAATGGCAACAGCACCACCGCTCGGAGAGGAGAATAACTGATGCTGAGGCAGAGGCTATAAGGGCCTTGACTGAAGCCTTTGTAGCCCCCTCGGTTCAATACAAAGTGGCAGCTGCTGTAGCGGGGGGCGAT GTACAATCTGATTTTGGTGCATTTGTCG CTATGGGTGAGGATGTTCGTCCTGTCTCCATTTTCACTGACCAAGACAAAGCAATGACAAATGCAGTTGAAGCG ATATACCCAGAAAGCAGGCATAGGCTATGCCAATGGCATATCCAACAGAACGCCATCTCACACTTTGGACATTTAAAGCATGATAGGACATTCCAGAATTTGTTCAACAAATGTCTTAATGGTTGTTTTAACGAAAAGGAATTCGAAGCGACATGGCAAAGAATGACGACAGAGTATGGTGTTGAGAACCACCCATAG
- the LOC141613210 gene encoding uncharacterized protein LOC141613210, translating to MFLFNRHVKFVLTKHDVYDAFMLPCTDKTIEPRTDQELAQIWREGLKVTKKDEISIESVRVAIFGRFDGVLDFKKMFVVFAMATFLAPTVHNRIDLHLVKVVEDVDSISQLDWCSLVLLRLNQAVASWRSNDTKNVGGCLMFLQMMYFHRLTWWGLPEPTSLPLFQHWTLERMKERMAQEVATYPHHRGFGIGVWELPTYPISRHQVKRLYRRRDDQEPASRGPPSRFIQLPLPEGIQTDEELQASYNDVRVRNWMTTRRNLSVVSVMHKSLMHELAAQEGLADVLQSGSVASTVGEGEQSQGSFTQALGSPGFVAAWNALGEKLDALVNVEMVEAPSFSFGLDDIGVTSQRTCPTNTRSRGRKSAAPK from the exons ATGTTCTTGTTTAACCGCCATGTCAAATTTGTTCTAACCAAACATGATGTCTACGACGCCTTCATGCTACCGTGTACTGACAAAACAATAGAACCGAGGACCGATCAGGAATTGGCACAGATTTGGCGTGAAGGTTTAAAGGTCACAAAGAAAGATGAGATATCAATAGAGAGTGTTAGAGTAGCAATCTTTGGCCGCTTTGACGGGGTGCTTGATTTTAAGAAAATGTTTGTGGTATTTGCTATGGCGACTTTCCTTGCACCAACGGTGCACAATCGTATCGACTTACACTTGGTGAAAGTAGTGGAGGATGTGGACTCTATTTCACAGCTGGACTGGTGTTCATTGGTGTTGCTACGTCTCAACCAAGCAGTTGCGTCGTGGAGGTCCAACGACACCAAGAATGTAGGAGGTTGTCTCATGTTTCTACAGATGATGTACTTCCACCGTCTGACTTGGTGGGGACTCCCAGAACCGACTAGCCTACCGCTTTTTCAGCATTGGACTCTTGAGCGAATGAAGGAGAGAATGGCCCAGGAAGTTGCTACATACCCGCATCATCGCGGCTTTGGGATTGGTGTTTGGGAGCTGCCCACATATCCAATATCAAGGCACCAGGTTAAGCGCCTGTACCGTCGCAGAGATGACCAGGAACCTGCTTCTAGGGGACCTCCGTCCAGATTTATTCAACTCCCACTACCTGAAGGCATTCAGACTGATGAGGAATTGCAGGCCTCTTATAATGAT GTGCGAGTCCGCAATTGGATGACAACAAGGAGGAACCTTTCAGTGGTCTCCGTTATGCACAAGAGCCTAATGCATGAGTTGGCAGCCCAGGAGGGACTTGCAGACGTGCTTCAGTCAGGGTCTGTGGCAAGTACTGTCGGTGAAGGCGAACAGTCCCAGGGGTCATTTACGCAAGCGTTGGGTTCACCGGGGTTTGTTGCTGCTTGGAATGCGCTTGGCGAAAAGTTGGACGCACTTGTGAATGTGGAGATGGTGGAGGCGCCTTCATTTTCTTTTGGCCTTGATGACATTGGCGTTACTAGTCAGAGAACCTGCCCGACTAACACCCGCAGCAGGGGGAGGAAATCAGCTGCCCCGAAGTAA